Proteins from one Comamonas flocculans genomic window:
- a CDS encoding efflux RND transporter periplasmic adaptor subunit, with the protein MDMFLRLERIALLAAALALAPASPAADAAALGWTPVQTSTAAPLQSSDARVEAVREAVLAAQVAGSITALQVHAGASVKAGQELLRIDARMASQGAAASSAQVVAAQAQASVAARDYERQQQLFARHYISQAALEQARARWQASQAQVKALQAQAAVAGTQTGLHVLRAPFDGVVASVPVTLGDMALPGKPLLTLVDPGALRITAALSQAQTARLRGAPQVMVELPGAGTPPTTIAMAQVQVLPTADAQSHTSTVRVLLPAGLAGAVPGAFARLWFEGAGAAGNPTRLFVPAASVVRRAEMSGVYVRAGDGKPRLRQVRLGPAAGEQIEVLSGLSAGEQVATDPQAAARER; encoded by the coding sequence CCCGTGCAGACCAGCACCGCCGCGCCCCTGCAAAGCAGCGACGCCAGGGTCGAGGCGGTGCGCGAGGCCGTCCTCGCCGCGCAGGTGGCGGGCAGCATCACCGCGCTGCAGGTGCATGCGGGCGCCTCCGTCAAGGCCGGGCAGGAGCTGCTGCGCATCGACGCGCGCATGGCCAGCCAGGGCGCGGCGGCCAGCAGCGCGCAGGTGGTCGCCGCGCAGGCCCAGGCCAGCGTGGCGGCCAGGGACTACGAGCGCCAGCAGCAGCTTTTTGCCAGGCACTACATCAGCCAGGCCGCGCTGGAGCAGGCGCGCGCCCGGTGGCAGGCCAGCCAGGCGCAGGTGAAGGCGCTGCAGGCGCAGGCGGCGGTGGCGGGCACGCAAACCGGCCTGCACGTGCTGCGCGCGCCGTTCGACGGCGTGGTGGCCAGCGTGCCGGTGACGCTGGGCGACATGGCGCTGCCGGGCAAGCCGCTGCTCACGCTGGTCGACCCCGGTGCCTTGCGCATCACCGCAGCGCTCAGCCAGGCGCAGACCGCCCGGCTGCGCGGCGCCCCGCAGGTGATGGTGGAGCTGCCCGGTGCGGGCACACCACCCACCACCATCGCCATGGCGCAGGTGCAAGTCCTGCCCACGGCCGACGCCCAAAGCCACACGAGCACGGTGCGCGTGCTGCTGCCCGCCGGTCTGGCTGGCGCGGTTCCGGGTGCGTTCGCACGGCTGTGGTTCGAGGGCGCGGGCGCGGCGGGCAACCCGACGCGCCTTTTCGTGCCTGCCGCCAGCGTGGTGCGCCGCGCCGAGATGAGCGGCGTCTACGTGCGCGCTGGCGACGGCAAGCCACGGCTGCGCCAGGTGCGGCTGGGCCCGGCGGCGGGCGAGCAGATCGAAGTCCTCAGCGGCCTGAGCGCCGGTGAGCAGGTGGCCACCGACCCCCAGGCGGCGGCTCGGGAGCGCTGA